The following coding sequences are from one Dermacentor silvarum isolate Dsil-2018 chromosome 4, BIME_Dsil_1.4, whole genome shotgun sequence window:
- the LOC119448766 gene encoding LOW QUALITY PROTEIN: general transcription factor 3C polypeptide 3-like (The sequence of the model RefSeq protein was modified relative to this genomic sequence to represent the inferred CDS: deleted 1 base in 1 codon), which yields MTDETDPFKAILGQITDDQWDEYRALEGNLQQGSLLHDDSSPESSVSGYTTPDISEDSDATDTDSDAADTDDIGGQNEKFGAKCTDGEIPFDKLTGFVDSSFASEDEYSEEDDSLENNVNEDQLQQKRDVPKLPRYLQGLMGEANKCFARGSLEDAVKMCLEVVRQAPSSPMPYQTLAMVYEELHESSRALQFALIAAYLGPQDAYEWSRLAQLCLEQGLIHKAASCLVKALRADPHDLDLRRRLCALYEQLGDERHALVSCAALARRMQEPAECLQLSRHLVAVYRERDNLAGAARVLLNVATKFPTRVSDEDITMLLEMQLTLKMHSEALLVLHNHCGVELLPRPEGYERISAELLTDCLVTFDICLVPVELPVEITTKLVLCLIHLGARHLVMDLVRKLQHELNPEEEGGFLLDVAEAFMDEGFEHDARPLLRVLVHTRNYGLASVWFRYAECLQRLGEYGDATKAYERTCELEPRHAQARLSLGQLLAAQGHRQRAINCLATDARHLHDTDNSTPEQQQESASVLLCRAHLLWESGPRESFIEAAMMLVQAHCLSVRTFEEYDAVYLNTTHLGRMKAIRDLHEERGFTTGWLPMESGVSFDELQACFLELYRALHENGRMDDLRQVTTEVLVSPLFNRDAASTEELEFLSFLAHYQDPYHAAHSFPLVRAMVLKYPKQVRAWNLLGLVANQMPAYRKKAFYLRLLYKHENSVPLKLLNGHNAFLSSNYGHALAEYTQLLKQVGEEEPMLLLCAGISLVHLATQRVSENQHWLATQAMAFLGRYLDARGSGCQEALFNVGRALHELGLLHMALHMYQRALAVPPAVQEMPEVFDLRREIAFNVSQLYLLGGNTELARWYIDRYCVV from the exons ATGACGGACGAGACGGACCCGTTCAAGGCCATTCTTGGCCAAATCACCGATGATCAGTGGGACGAATACAGAGCCTTAGAGGGGAATTTGCAGCAAGGTAGCCTGCTTCATGATGACAGCTCGCCGGAAAGCTCGGTTAGCGGCTACACGACGCCGGACATATCGGAGGACAGTGACGCTACTGACACGGACAGTGACGCGGCTGACACGGACGATATCGGAGGGCAGAACGAAAAGTTCGGTGCCAAGTGTACCGACGGAGAGATCCCGTTCGACAAGTTGACAGGATTCGTGGACTCCTCCTTTGCGTCAGAGGACGAATACTCCGAAGAGGATGATTCGCTGGAGAACAACGTCAACGAGGATCAGCTTCAGCAAAAGCGGGACGTTCCTAAACTGCCGCGCTATCTTCAGGGACTAATGGGCGAGGCGAACAAGTGCTTCGCGCGAGGCAGTCTCGAGGACGCTGTCAAGATGTGCCTGGAGGTTGTGAGGCAGGCGCCCTCTTCGCCAATGCCCTACCAGACCCTCGCCATGGTCTACGAGGAACTGCACGAATCCAGCCGGGCTCTGCAGTTCGCCCTGATCGCGGCATACTTGGGCCCGCAGGACGCGTACGAGTGGAGCCGGTTGGCGCAGCTTTGCCTGGAGCAGGGTCTCATACATAAAGCAGCTTCGTGCCTCGTCAAGGCGCTACGAGCAGACCCGCATGACTTGGATCTGCGGCGCCGGCTGTGTGCGCTGTACGAGCAGCTGGGCGACGAGCGCCATGCTTTGGTCTCATGCGCAGCCCTCGCCCGCCGAATGCAGGAACCGGCCGAGTGCCTGCAGTTATCGCGACACCTCGTGGCCGTCTACCGCGAGCGGGACAACCTGGCTGGAGCTGCTCGAGTGCTCCTAAACGTCGCCACTAAGTTCCCCACGCGTGTCTCTGATGAAGATATCACCATGCTGCTGGAGATGCAACTGACGCTGAAAATGCACTCGGAAGCCCTGCTAGTGCTTCACAACCACTGCGGAGTTGAGCTGCTGCCACGGCCTGAGGGGTACGAGAGGATATCCGCAGAGCTACTCACTGACTGCCTTGTCACTTTTGACATATGCCTAGTGCCAGTTGAGCTTCCCGTTGAGATCACGACGAAGCTAGTGCTCTGTCTAATACATCTGGGTGCTCGGCACCTCGTGATGGATCTGGTGAGGAAGCTGCAGCACGAACTGAACCCCGAAGAGGAGGGTGGCTTTCTGCTGGACGTGGCGGAGGCCTTCATGGATGAGGGCTTCGAGCACGATGCACGACCTCTTCTGCGCGTCCTTGTGCACACTCGCAACTATGGGCTGGCGTCTGTTTGGTTCCGGTATGCGGAATGCCTGCAGCGACTGGGCGAATATGGTGATGCAACCAAGGCGTACGAACGTACGTGCGAGCTGGAACCGCGCCACGCGCAGGCGCGCCTCTCCCTGGGCCAGTTGTTGGCCGCGCAGGGGCATCGGCAACGGGCCATCAACTGCCTCGCGACAGACGCACGACATCTTCATGACACCGACAACAGCACGCCGGAGCAGCAGCAGGAGTCGGCGTCCGTGCTGCTTTGTCGGGCGCACCTACTGTGGGAGTCCGGACCACGCGAGTCTTTCATCGAGGCGGCTATGATGCTGGTGCAGGCGCACTGTTTGTCCGTCCGAACCTTCGAAGAATACGACGCAGTGTACCTTAATACC ACTCACCTGGGTCGCATGAAGGCAATCCGCGATCTGCATGAGGAACGCGGATTCACAACAGGCTGGCTTCCAATGGAGAGTGGTGTTTCTTTCGACGAACTGCAGGCATGTTTCCTCGAGCTGTACCGAGCACTGCACGAAAACGGCCGCATGGACGATCTCAGGCAAGTCACCACGGAAGTCCTCGTGTCACCCCTGTTCAACAGGGACGCAGCGAGCACTGAGGAGCTGGAGTTCCTGAGTTTTCTTGCCCACTACCAGGACCCGTACCATGCAGCGCACAGCTTCCCCCTCGTGCGTGCCATGGTGCTGAAGTATCCAAAGCAAGTACGTGCGTGGAACTTGCTGGGCCTAGTGGCGAACCAGATGCCGGCGTACCGCAAAAAGGCATTCTACCTCCGGCTACTCTACAAGCACGAGAACAGCGTGCCGCTGAAGCTTCTTAACGGACACAACGCTTTTCTCTCGTCAAACTATGGGCACGCTCTGGCGGAATACACGCAGCTGCTGAAACAGGTTGGAGAGGAGGAACCAATGCTGCTGTTGTGCGCCGGCATCTCCCTAGTCCACCTGGCAACCCAGAGGGTTTCAGAGAACCAGCACTGGCTGGCCACTCAGGCGATGGCTTTCTTGGGTCGCTACCTGGATGCGCGGGGCAGCGGTTGCCAGGAGGCCCTATTTAACGTAGGCCGCGCACTTCACGAGCTGGGCCTCCTGCACATGGCGCTCCACATGTACCAACGGGCACTCGCTGTACCACCGGCTGTGCAGGAGATGCCAGAGGTGTTCGACCTGCGACGGGAGATAGCCTTCAACGTGAGTCAGTTGTACCTGCTCGGAGGCAACACCGAACTGGCCCGCTGGTACATCGACCGCTACTGCGTCGTTTGA